From Prionailurus viverrinus isolate Anna chromosome B2, UM_Priviv_1.0, whole genome shotgun sequence, the proteins below share one genomic window:
- the CASP8AP2 gene encoding CASP8-associated protein 2 isoform X2, with product MAADDDNGDGTSLFDVFSASPLKNNDEGSLDIYAGLDSAVSDSASKSCVPSRNCLDLYEEILTEEGTAKEATYNDLQVEYGKCQLQMKELMKKFKEIQTQNFSLKNENQSLKKNISALIKTARVEINRKDEEINNLHQRLSEFSHFRNNHKTLRTPDIVKTKDLKSRSPHLDDCAKTDLRVKSDVSKDVHHSTSLPNPEKEGKSHCEKKSTLYLSPFTEKHCNNGIWSRSHYQVGESISNEDNRRGRKDIRHSQYSRGTDRIRKDLNSSCGDSESRNTEASQRLQGRPEKYGKGEPKAESKNSKFKSNTDTDYKNERINSWEKETFRERSYTRVESQSDKKLERQSERSQTINRKELKSQDKEERKVDQKPKSVVKDQDHWRRSERPSLTHSKNEIKSHNSSKYHLEERRGREDCKRDRGVSNHSFQEGRCPSFFSSSRTHKHTDSKESDAVQQWENTPLRAERHRTEDKRKRERESKEENRHIRNEKRTPTEHLQKTSKETKKTTTNLKRQNEPKSDKGEVSNNEVSEGVDNKEPAIKADSGPNETKNKDLKLSFMEKLNLTLSPAKKQPVSQDNHPKITNIPKSSGICDLECLVQATTVTCVPSVSEHTAEETKSKLLEPKDALAVASEPRTSNPERKMEGESVLVKSVENTMGCDVPICGTETSFSAPVEMEQTESLFPSSTEMEQTINGAREAVPVAMDILQTNVSQNFGLELDTKRNVDLNSCSVSEGMEMKEPSATKVAESSDSILQPSVEETEILPVALSEDGNPKFEPSLVDTPLDESKSCHLEPCSPKETQESSLQQSAIVDNRMEIGETNSVYNDDENSVLSIDLNHLRPIPEAISPLNSPVRPVAKVLRLESPSQVSLCNNSHKDIFPPDSAQSTSKSKSDLNKENQKPVCKSDKFTDADYHKNSSLDELEEGEIISDSEKSKPQESFEKSDKPRTSTEVQNAKSNPGSRKSTMHLGKDSRKTSIKIHQTKSRWNNNRQSESSRSSKTERKDKTMSTSSLEKIVPIIAAPSSVREIMHMLRMIRKHVRKNYMKFKVKFSLIQFHRIIESAILSFTSLIKHLDLSKISKSVTTLQNNLCDVIESKLKQVKKNGIVDRLFEQQLPDMKKKLWKFVEEQLDYLFGKLKKILGKFCDSINFGSDSDEGKREKINKEKAQYSNCQKGNVDNSSKEMLKEKSPKSEDSVNHKSALGCKKSEEKPQDNFSINTVKRDIKKSSNTCFDNIKNSQSEERSLEPNCPSIPKPGKMEGSTIEDAQTSQHAALKPERSFEILTEQQASSLTFNLVSDAQMGEIFKSLLQGSDLLDNSVNCNEKSEWELKTPEKQLLESLKCESIPTCTTDELVSGVVSPCPKMISDDNWSLLSSEKGPSLSSGLSLPVHPDVLDESCMFEVSTNIALSKDNGCSSEKSKPCISSILLEDLAVSLTVPSPLKSDGHLSFLKPEVLSSSTPEEVISAHFSEDALLEEEDASEQDIHLALESDNSSSKSSCSSSWTSRSVTPGFQYHPNLPMHAVIMEKSNDHFIVKIRRAAPSTSPSLKQNMVADESLASLPRVEKEADKAVEKEYVSCQNGVFKSVEELNSDNNVDSSKSAHEEQDCMIQTQVPDIYEFLKDASGKVSHGNEVADECFKLHQVWEPKVPESIEELPPMEEISHSVEDHLPDTYIDLTKDPVTETKNLGEFIEVTVLNIDQLGCSEGNLDQNAQILDDMQPDTVDAFIDLTQEVSSESKNESNHPALGVERLECQVICVDEDNCKEGKVQVANGPLECIVEKACIDLTSEPPSSCEVKKDDLKPESASNSDSSVLPGTLDNAPKKRKKLSDLNHSHKKQRKETDLTSREKTKKITHDSSENGEAHRKKASKKKAPAVTKDPSSLKSSPGIEELSATATSPISLSAKNVIKKKGEIIVLWTRNDDREILLECQKRGPSLKTFSYLAAKLNKNPYQVSERFQQLMKLFEKSKCR from the exons CTTCtcctcttaaaaataatgatgaaggTTCTTTGGACATATATGCTGGGTTGGACAGTGCTGTTTCTG aCAGTGCTTCCAAATCCTGTGTACCATCCAGAAATTGTTTGGATTTATATGAAGAAATCCTGACTGAAGAAGGAACTGCAAAGGAGGCAACATATAATGAT TTGCAAGTAGAATATGGTAAATGTCAGCTGCAAATGAAAGAGCTGATGAAAAAGTTTAAGGAAATACAGACACAG aatttcagcttaaaaaatgaaaaccagtcTCTTAAGAAGAATATTTCAGCACTTATCAAAACTGCTAGAGTGGAAATAAATCGCaaggatgaagaaataaataatcttcACCAAAG ACTGTCTGAGTTCTCACATTTTCGAAATAATCACAAAACTCTAAGGACACCAGATATAGTTAAAACAAAAGATCTTAAATCCAGATCTCCCCATTTGGATGATTGTGCAAAGACTGATCTCAGAGTGAAAAGTGATGTTTCTAAAGATGTACATCATAGCACTTCACTGCCAAATCccgaaaaggaaggaaaatcacaTTGTGAAAAAAAGAGCACTTTGTATTTGTCTCCATTTACTGAAAAACACTGCAACAATGGCATTTGGTCACGTTCCCATTATCAGGTTGGTGAGAGTATCTCAAATGAGGATaatagaagagggagaaaagatatTAGACATAGCCAATATAGCAGAGGAACGGATAGAATACGGAAAGACTTAAATTCTAGTTGTGGTGATAGTGAATCAAGGAACACAGAGGCTAGTCAAAGGCTACAAGGACGTCCTGAGAAATATGGTAAAGGTGAACCAAAGGCTGAAAGTAAAAATTCAAAGTTTAAAAGTAATACAGATACGGATTATAAAAATGAACGCATTAACTCTTGGGAAAAAGAGACCTTTAGAGAAAGGTCATATACTCGAGTAGAATCTCAAAGTGACAAAAAACTAGAAAGACAAAGTGAAAGATCACAaactataaatagaaaagaacttAAGTCGcaagacaaagaagaaaggaaagttgATCAGAAACCTAAATCCGTAGTAAAAGACCAGGATCATTGGAGAAGATCTGAACGACCATCACTTACTCATtccaagaatgaaataaaatctcaTAATTCAAGTAAATACCAtctagaagagagaagaggaagggaagattgTAAAAGAGATAGGGGTGTAAGTAATCATAGTTTTCAAGAAGGAAGATGTCCATCCTTTTTTTCATCCAGCAGAACTCATAAACACACTGACTCCAAAGAATCTGATGCTGTGCAACAGTGGGAAAATACACCTTTAAGAGCAGAACGGCATAGGACTGAAgataagaggaaaagagaacgagaaagcaaagaagaaaataggcatataagaaatgaaaaaagaacaccTACAGAACATTTGCAGAAGACTagcaaagaaactaagaaaaccaCTACGAatttaaagagacagaatgagccCAAAAGTGATAAAGGTGAAGTCTCTAACAATGAGGTTTCTGAAGGAGTGGATAATAAAGAGCCTGCAATTAAAGCTGACAGTGgtccaaatgaaacaaaaaacaaagacttaaaGTTGAGTTTTATGGAAAAATTGAACTTAACCCTTTCTCCTGCTAAAAAGCAGCCTGTTTCTCAGGATAACCACCCGAAAATAACCAATATCCCCAAATCCAGTGGCATATGTGATTTGGAGTGCTTGGTTCAGGCGACAACAGTGACATGTGTGCCCTCTGTCAGTGAACATACCGCAGAGGAAACCAAATCAAAGTTATTGGAACCAAAGGATGCTCTTGCAGTTGCATCTGAACCCAGGACCAGTAATCcggaaaggaaaatggaaggagagagtgTGTTGGTTAAATCTGTTGAGAACACTATGGGTTGTGATGTGCCCATTTGTGGTACAGAGACTTCCTTCTCAGCACCTGTGGAAATGGAACAAACAGAATCCTTGTTTCCATCATCAACAGAAATGGAACAAACCATTAATGGTGCCAGGGAAGCAGTTCCTGTGGCAATGGACATATTACAAACAAATGTTTCTCAAAACTTTGGCTTGGAATTGGATACTAAAAGAAATGTTGATTTAAATTCTTGTAGTGTTTCTGAAGGTATGGAGATGAAGGAGCCTTCTGCAACAAAAGTAGCTGAATCCAGTGACAGCATTTTGCAGCCTtcagttgaagaaactgaaattttgCCAGTAGCCCTTTCAGAAGATGGTAACCCCAAATTTGAGCCTTCTCTTGTAGATACACCATTGGATGAAAGTAAGTCTTGTCATTTGGAGCCTTGCTCACCTAAAGAGACACAAGAATCTTCACTTCAGCAGTCTGCGATAGTGGACAACAGAATGGAAATCGGTGAAACAAACTCAGTATATAATGATGATGAGAATTCAGTTTTGAGCATTGACCTCAATCACCTGAGGCCTATTCCAGAAGCCATCAGTCCTCTGAATAGTCCAGTGAGACCTGTAGCAAAAGTTCTTAGACTGGAAAGCCCATCTCAAGTTTCATTATGTAATAACAGTCATAAAG ATATATTTCCACCAGATTCGGCTCAATCTACCTCTAAGAGCAAGTCTGATCTCAATAAGGAAAATCAAAAGCCAGTTTGCAAATCTGACAAATTTACAGATGCAGACTACCATAAGAATTCATCTTTAGATGAAttggaagaaggagaaattatAAGCGACAGTGAAAAATCTAAACCACaagaaagttttgaaaaaagtGACAAACCTAGAACTTCTACTGAAGTCCAGAATGCAAAAAGTAACCCAGGAAGTAGGAAAAGTACTATGCACTTGGGTAAAGACAGTAGGAAAACATCTATAAAAATTCATCAGACCAAAAGCAGATGGAATAATAATAGACAAAGTGAATCTAGCAGATCttcaaaaacagagaggaaagataAGACCATGAGTACCTCCAGCCTGGAAAAAATAGTTCCAATTATTGCTGCACCCTCTTCTGTACGAGAGATTATGCACATGTTACGAATGATAAGAAAACATGTaaggaaaaattatatgaaattcaaggtaaaattttcattaatacAATTTCATAGAATTATCGAGTCAGCAATTTTGAGTTTTACATCACTAATTAAACACCTTGACTTATCCAAGATCTCAAAGTCAGTGACTACTTTACAGAATAATCTCTGTGATGTTATAGAATCCAAACTTAAGCAAGTTAAAAAGAATGGCATTGTGGATCGTTTGTTTGAACAGCAGCTaccagatatgaaaaaaaaattgtggaagtTTGTAGAAGAAcagctggattatttgtttggaAAGCTTAAGAAAATCTTAGGAAAGTTTTGTGATTCCATAAACTTTGGCAGTGACAGTGATGAAGGAAAACGTGAAAAGATAAATAAGGAGAAAGCACAATATTCAAATTGTCAGAAGGGGAATGTGGACAACTCCAGCAAAGAAATGCTGAAAGAGAAATCCCCCAAATCGGAAGATTCTGTTAATCATAAGTCTGCACTTGGATGTAAAAAATCTGAGGAAAAACCTCAAGATAATTTCAGTATTAACACAGTAAAGcgtgacattaaaaaaagttctaacACTTGCTTTGATAACATTAAGAACTCTCAGTCTGAAGAACGCTCCTTGGAACCAAATTGTCCCAGCATCCCAAAGCCAGGAAAAATGGAAGGCAGCACCATAGAGGATGCACAAACATCCCAGCATGCAGCTTTGAAGCCAGAACGCAGTTTCGAGATTCTTACTGAACAGCAAGCATCTAGCCTTACTTTTAATTTAGTGAGCGATGCACAGATGGGTGAAATATTCAAAAGTTTGTTACAGGGTTCTGATCTTTTGGATAACAGTGTTAATTGTAATGAAAAAAGTGAGTGGGAGTTAAAGACTCCAGAAAAACAGCTGCTGGAGAGTCTTAAGTGCGAATCTATACCAACTTGTACAACTGACGAGCTGGTTTCAGGGGTGGTTTCTCCATGTCCTAAAATGATTAGTGATGACAATTGGTCATTATTGTCATCTGAGAAAGGTCCATCTTTGTCTTCAGGACTTTCTTTGCCAGTTCATCCTGATGTGTTGGATGAAAGTTGTATGTTTGAAGTGTCCACTAATATAGCTTTGAGTAAAGATAATGGATGTAGTTCAGAAAAGAGCAAGCCCTGCATTTCCTCCATACTTCTTGAAGATCTCGCAGTCTCTTTAACAGTACCATCACCTCTGAAGTCAGATGGTCATCTCAGTTTCTTAAAGCCTGAAGTTTTGTCTAGTTCAACTCCTGAAGAAGTTATTAGTGCCCATTTTAGTGAAGATGCCTTACTTGAAGAAGAGGATGCATCTGAACAAGATATTCATTTAGCTCTGGAGTCTGATAATTCCAGCAGCAAATCAAGTTGTTCTTCATCATGGACAAGTCGGTCTGTTACTCCAGGCTTTCAGTACCACCCCAACCTACCCATGCATGCTGTCATAATGGAAAAGTCCAATGATCATTTCATTGTGAAAATACGGCGTGCTGCACCATCTACCTCCCCTAGTCTTAAACAGAATATGGTGGCTGACGAGTCACTGGCATCGTTGCCCAGAGTGGAAAAAGAAGCAGATAAAGCAGTGGAGAAAGAATATGTTTCATGTCAGAATGGAGTTTTTAAATCTGTGGAGGAATTAAATTCCGACAACAATGTTGACAGCAGTAAATCAGCTCATGAAGAACAGGACTGTATGATACAAACACAGGTTCCTGATATATATGAATTTCTTAAAGATGCTTCAGGTAAAGTGAGTCATGGTAATGAAGTGGCTGATGAGTGTTTCAAGTTGCATCAAGTATGGGAACCAAAAGTACCTGAAAGCATTGAAGAATTGCCTCCAATGGAAGAAATTTCACATTCTGTTGAGGATCATCTTCCAGACACATATATAGACCTCACAAAAGATCCAGTCACTGAGACCAAAAACTTGGGGGAATTCATAGAAGTAACAGTTTTAAATATTGATCAGTTGGGATGCTCTGAAGGCAATTTGGATCAGAATGCTCAAATACTAGATGATATGCAGCCTGATACTGTAGATGCTTTCATTGATTTGACACAAGAGGTTTCAAGTGAGAGTAAAAATGAGAGTAACCATCCTGCTTTAGGTGTTGAACGCTTGGAATGTCAGGTGATATGTGTAGATGAAGATAACTGTAAGGAAGGAAAGGTGCAAGTGGCAAACGGGCCTTTGGAATGCATTGTTGAGAAAGCCTGTATCGATTTGACCTCAGAACCTCCCAGTTCATGTGAAGTAAAAAAGGATGACTTAAAACCAGAGTCGGCATCAAATTCTGATAGTTCAGTGTTGCCTGGGACTTTGGATAATGctcctaaaaagagaaaaaaactttctGATCTAAATCATTCTcataaaaaacagagaaaggaaacagactTAACCAGTAGGgaaaagactaagaaaattaCCCATGATTCTTCTGAGAATGGTGAAGCTCACCGAAAGAAAGCCAGTAAGAAAAAGGCCCCTGCAGTGACTAAAGATCCCTCATCGTTGAAGTCAAGCCCAGGGATCGAGGAGCTGTCAGCAACTGCCACTTCTCCTATAAGCCTTTCTgcaaaaaatgttattaaaaagaagggagaaattaTAGTTTTATGGACAAG aaaTGATGACCGGGAAATTTTATTGGAGTGTCAAAAAAGAGGGCCatcattgaaaacattttcttatttagctGCCAAGTTGAATAAAAATCCATATCAG gTCTCAGAAAGATTCCAGCAGCTAATGAAGCTCTTTGAAAAGTCAAAATGCAG ATAA